Part of the Salinigranum rubrum genome is shown below.
CACGAAGTCGTCGGTGTCGACCTCGATGGGGGGAACGTGCCGTAGTGCATCGGGAACGCGTGGTCGACGTCCAGCCAGTCGACGGCGATGGCCGCCTGCATCGGTCCCATCGTGAAGTGGTCGCCGATGGGGACGGCGGCGGCGTCGGGTTCGAGGTACGGGCCGATGACGTCGCGCATCTCCGACATCAGGCCGGTGTCACCCGCGTGGTAGAACGTCGTCGACTCCTCGTCGGAGACCTGCGTGGGCTTCGTGTCCGAGACGACGTACCCGCCGGGCATCCCGGCGTCGTTCGCGTAGCCCGTCATGATGCCGTTGGTGTGGTCGGCGCGATGCATCGTCACGTAGGCGTCGCCGCACTCGACGGTCCCGCCGATGTTCATCCCCATGCCGCCGACGGCTTCCTCGAATCCCATCTCCTCTTTCGCGTACTCGACCAACTCGGGCGTCGCGACGAGCGTCGCCTCCGAGAACTCGCCCGCGTGGGCGATGTGATCCGCGTGCCCGTGTGTGAGCAACACGAAGTCCGGCGTGTCGACGTCAGCCGGTTCCAGCGAGGTGTGTGGGTTGTCGAAGAACGGGTCGATGAGTAGCGAGGTGTCGTCGACCTGTACGTGCCAGCAGGAGTGTCCGTGCCAGGTGAGTTCCATATCCACGCGGAAGTTGTGCCGAGAGCTACATAAATGATGCCGCGGCGGCAGGACGTCCCGGAAGCGACGGGCGCGCCGCGACCGGGAGGCTTGACAGCGTTTATCACCCGTGCCACACGATGGGAGACGATGTCCGAGCCACGACTCGTCACCGTCGGTCTGTCCGACCTCGGTCGGACAGACCTGCCCGGCCGGGACCTGTTCTCGGCCGCGCTCGCCGACGCGTTCGAGGGCCTCCCGGACCCCGCGGAGGTCGTCGACGCGCTCTACCTGGGCAACCAGTCCGAACAGTACGAGAACCAGATCATGCAGGGGACGCTGATGGCCGAGTGGGCCGGCCTCCGGTACGTCCCGGCCGAGCGCGTCGAGGGCTGTGCCGCCGCGGGCGCGCTCGCGCTGAAGAACGCCGTCCGGGACGTCCGCGCGGGCGTCCACGACGCGGTTCTCGCCTGCGGCGTCGAGAAGATGACCGCGGGCGGGACCGAGGGCGCGACGAACGCGCTGGCGGCGGCGTTCGACCGCGCGCTCGAACAGCGGTCGGGGGTGACCGCGCCGGCGCAGTACGCGCTGCTCGCCCAGCGGTACCTCCACGACACCGAGGCGACCGAGACCGACCTCGCCCGCATCGCCGTCAAGAACCACCGCAACGGCGCGCGTAACCCGAACGCCATGTTCCAGCGGGAGATCGACGTCGACACGGTCCTCGAATCGGCGCCGGTGGCCCGACCGCTGAAGCTGTACGACTGCGCGCCCGTCACCGACGGGGCCGCCGTCGCACTCGTGACGAGCGCCGACCTCGCCGACGACCTGGTCGACCGGGACGACCAGGTCCGCGTCGCCGGATCGGCCGTCACCGCGAACAACATCGCCGTCGCCGAGCGGGACATGACGTTCGTCGAGGGCGCACACCGCGCCGCGAGCGACGCCTACGAGCAGGCCGGCGTCGACGCCGCCGCCGTCGACATCGCGGAGGTCCACGACGCCTTCACCGTCTGCGAGGCGATGCTCTCGGAGGCCGTCGGCTTCGCGCCCCGCGGCCGAGGGGTGGAGTCCGCGCTTTCCCCCGCCGAACGCAGCGAGGGCTGGACCGACGTCCACGTCAACACCAGCGGCGGCCTGAAGGCCCGCGGCCACCCCATCGGCGCGACCGGCGTCGCCCAGGCCGCCGAGGCGTACGAACAGTTGACCGGACGCGCCGGCGACCGCCAGCGCGAATCGGAGGTGGCGCTCCTGCTCAACGAGGGCGGCGTCGCCGACGCGGTGACGGCCGCGCACGTCCTCGTCGGGCCCGGGGGGGTGTCGCGATGACCGACGGCTACGACAGCGACCGCGGCGCTGCGGACGACGCCGAAACCGACGCCGCCCGTCCGCTCGCGCGCGAGGACGTCGCCGCCGACAGTCCGTTCACGCTCCCGGGCTTCTTCGACGCGCTCGCCGACGACCGCCTGCTCGCCGCCGAGTGCCGCGACTGCGACGCCGTGTTGGTGCCGCCGCGCCCCGCCTGCTACGAGTGCGGGAGTCGCCGCGTGTCCCTCTCGGAGCAGTCGAAGACGGGGACCGTCTACTCCTACACGGAGATCAGCCGCCCGCCGACGGCGTTCGAAGACCTCGCGCCGCTCACCCTCGCCGTCGTCGAGTTAGACTCCGGCGGCCGACTCACTGGCCGTGTCGACGCCGCGTACGAGGACCTCGACATCGGGACGCCGGTCGAGATGGCGACCCGAGAACCGGACTTCGACGCCGAGGCGGTCCTCTCGTACGAGGCCGACTGGCCGATTCACGTCTTCGAGCCGCTGGAGTGACGGCCAGGCGGGGCCAGGCGGCGAGGGCTCTCGCCGACTGATTCACGGCGACGAGCCGGGGAGGGTCCCGTCGTTCTCTTCGACCGTCGCGTCCTCGGAACGGCTCAGACCGGGTCCTCGGTGATTTCGACGATGCGGACGTTCTCGACGAACTCGTTCCCGCCCTCGACGATGAACTGGACGTCCGTGCCGGGCAAATCGCCGCCCTCTTCGCCCAGTTCCTCGGGGAGGGAGACGCTCGTGACGTCGTCGTAGGTGACGCCGCGGCGCTGGATGACCCGGTCGCCGTACTCGAACTGGGTCCACCCCTCGTCGGGGCCGAGTTCGTCCTTGTCGAAGTACTCCTGGGTGTCCTGGCTGACGACCTCGTCGCCCTGTTCGACCGTCGTCTTCGCGTCGCCGTCGCGGTACTGGTGGACGTGGACGATCACGAACGTCCGTTTCGCCCGCCCGTGACCAGTGACTGCTGCTGGCGAACGCAAGCAGCGTGCGCGCCTCGACTTCGCCGTCTCGGGTCCGCGACCTCGCAGGTGCCGTTCGACCCCGGCGACATCGCCCGCTTCAGACGACCTGACGCGCCGACGGGCTGACCCCGAGGAGCGCCCGCGCCTCGCGGGGCGTCGCGACGGGCCGTTCGAGTTCCTCGACGATGCGGACCGCGCGCTCGACCAACTGGGCGTTGTCGCGGGCGGGTTCGCCGCGGCGGTAGTAGAGGTTGTCCTCCATTCCCACCCGGACGTGGCCGCCGAGGACGACCGAGAGGGTCGTCAGCGGAAGCTGGTGGGGGCCCGTCGCGAGCACGCTGAACTCCGCGCCCTCGGGAGGTTCGAGACGAGGTTGACGACGTTCTCCGGGCGGGCCGGGGTAAAGCCCGGGCCGAAGATGAGGTTGACATAGGGGCGCTCGCCGACGAGGCCCGCCTCCCGGAGGCGGTCGACCTCCGAGAGCTGCGCGCCGTTGAACACCTCCAGTTCGGGGACGACCCCCTTCTCGCGCATCTCGCGGGCGAGGGCGTCGATGTTCGCCCGCGAGTGCTGGGTGATCTGCTCGTACCCCCGGTTGAACGGCCCGAGGTCGAGCGAGGCCATCTCGGGGAGCGGGTCCGTCCGGAGGCCGTGGACGCGGTCGTCGAGCGGGCCGCACCCCCCCGTCGAGTGCTGGATAATCACGTCGCCGCAGGCGGCCCTGACCGCCTCCGTGACCTCCTGGAGGCGCGAGAGGTCGTGTGCGCCATCGGAGTCGCGGGCGTGGAGGTGGAGGACGGCGGCGCCCGCGTCGACGGCGTCGGCCGCCTGGGCGGCGATTTCGGCCGGCTGTTCGGGGAGGTTCGGGTGTTTGTCCTTGCCGTGGACGCCGCCGGTCAGGGCGGCCGTGATGACGACCGGCTTCCCGGCGCGGTAGTCGGCGTAGCTCATGTCCGAGAGACGGGTGTGAGAGTCATTGCTATGCAGTGACTTCCGGTCCTCACCGCCTCCTAACGCGACCGGTTCGCGCCCCGGTCGTCCGACCACGCCCCCGGGAGTTCGTCGAGCGGGAGCGGGACGAACATTTCGAGGTCCGGGAGGTCGCCGAGGACGACCCGCCCGTCGCGTTCGACCCACGCGTGCGCCGCGAACTCACCACCCTCCCGGCGGACGCCGATCCGAAGCGTCGAGGCGTAGCCGTACCGCGCGAGCAACGCGCTGCCGGTCAGTGCGCGGGGGAGACAGGTCGTCTCGACCGGGACGGTCCGACTCGCGACGTCGACCGCCCAGACGAGTCGGTCGACCGTCGGCGCCTCCGTCGAGGGGACCGGAAGCCACGAGCAGACGCGGTCGACCGTCGCGGCGACGCGGCGCACCGAGACCCGGCGGGTGACGAGGAGCGCCCGGGAGAGAACGAGCAACGCCGCCGCTTGGACGAGCGCGACCCGGTCGCTCGGCGGGAACGCGCGGAACCGAGCTACTCTGGACACCGCGACGCTGGACACCGGCGTCTCACGCCGGGTCGACGACGGCGACCAGTCCCGCCTCGACCAACTCCGAGAGGAACGCGCGGACGTCGTCGTCGGCCGTCGCGGCGTCGACGTCGAACTCCTCGCGGACCGATTCGACGACCGCCCGGACGGGCCGTGGCTCGTCGACGAGGTCGAACACCCGCGACCCGACCGCGTTCATCCCGTGGTACGTTCCCGCGGCGACGTTCAGGAGGACGCGCTCCCCGCCGACGTCCGCCGAGACCGAGTCGGACGTCGCGACCACCGTCGTGTCCGCATCGAGTGCTGTCATGGTCTCCGAGACGCGACCATGAGACATAGTTATCGTCCGGCTCGACGGGTTAGACGGCTCCTAAGGGGCGCTCGGACGACTACGGGGCGTCCCCTCGAGAACCGTCGTTCGTGACATCGCCGCCGTCCTCGCCACCCCCGCCGTCGGGACGCACCGCCAGTTCGCGCGCGGAGAAGAGGTCGGCGTAGGGGCCGCCCGCGCGCACCAGGTCCGCGTGTCGGCCGGATTCGACGACGCGGCCCTCGGCGACGGTGTAGATGCGGTCGGCGTCGGCGACGCTCGCGAGTCGGTGGGTGACGGCGACGACGACGGCGTCGGCCGACGCCTCGCGAACGGCCGCGAGCACCTCCCGTTCGGTCGTCGCGTCGAGGTTGCTCGTCGCCTCGTCGAGCAAGAGTACCGCGGGCGACCGGAGCAGCGCCCGCGCGATGGCGACGCGCTGGCGCTGCCCCCCCGAGAGGCGGACCGCGTCCTCGCCGAGGCGGGTGTCGTACCCCGCCGGGAGCGCGCGGGCGAACGCGTCGACGCCCGCGGCTCGACAGGCCCGCTCGACGGCCGCGTCGTCCGCGTCCGGCCGCCCGACGAGGACGTTGTTCCGGAGCGTGTCGTCGAAGACGTACGGGTTCTGTCTGACGACGGCGACGCGCTCGCGCCACGCGGGGGCGTCGACCGTCCGGAGGTCGACGCCGTCGACACGGACCGCGCCCGCGTCGGGGTCGTACAGTCGCGCGAGGAGCGAGACGACCGTCGACTTGCCCGCGCCGGACTCGCCGACGACGGCGACGAACTCGCCCCGCCTCGCGTGGAGCGTCGCGTCCGTCAGCCCGCTCTCGTCGTCGCCGTACCGGAAGGTGACGCGGTCGAGTGCAACCGAGGTCACCGGCTCGGGGACGGGCGCGTCCCCGCCCGTGACGGCGGGGCGCTCGCGCAGTTCGTGCAGGTCGCGGAGCGTGTCGACCAGGTGCGGGAGTTCGCCGTCGATGTAGTAGACCCCGCCGTGGATGGACGACACCGTCGGCGCGAGCCTGAGCATCGTGAAGAAGAACAGCCCGACCGCGCCCAAAGAGAGCGCGGACCAGACGAGCGCGGCGTACATCAGCCCGATGACCACGACGGCGGCCGCGAACTTGTGGAGATTCGTCACCAGCGCCTGCCGCACCGCGAGGCCGACGGTCGCGTCGGCGTAGTCGTCGACCGCCTCGGCGTACCGGTCGGCGACGGTCGGTTCGAGGCCGAACAGACGGACCTCGCGGAGCCCCTGAACGCCCGACTGCGCGTGCGACTGCATCGACCGGTTGGCGTCCGCGATTCGGCCCCCGACGTCGTAGGCGGCGCCGACAGCCGACCGAATCCCCAGCGTGACGCCGCCGAGAACGACGAACGCCACGAGCGTCAAAATCGGCTCGACCACGAGCGCGAGGGAGACGTACACCGCCGCCAGCAGCGTCTGCTCGACGGTCTTCAGGACGCTCCCCAGCACGCGGGCCGGGTAGCTCGACTGCGTGACGAGCGTGTTCAGGAGGTCGTCGGAGCCCCGGTCGTCGAGATACGCGAGGTCGGCGTCGAGGACGGCCTCGAAGACGTCGGTCTTCAGGTCGCGGACGTAGTCGGTGACGAGTCGCACCCGGAGGTAGCGGACGAGGATGGCCGTTCCGAACCGGAGGCCGACGGCGACCCCCGCGCCGGCGAGGACGGTGCCGAGTGTGAACGGGACGCCGACGGCGGCGTACGCGTCGGCGAACAGCCCGACCGCGCCGTCCGTCGCGGGCGTCGCGAGGCTCTCGGCGGTGGCGCGCTCGACCACCGGGAGGAGGAAGCTCAGCCCCAGCCCCTCGAACACCGCGGTCAGGAGGCTGAGGACGACGACGGCGACGAACCGTACCGGGTCGTAGCGGGCGACGGTCGCCAGCGCGTCGAGCCGTTCGCGCCGACGCTGGCTCGCACTCACCGCCTCTCACGTCCTTCCGTATCCGGCCGCCAGAGCGCGCTGGCGAGCCGCAGGGGTCGGACGACGTGGTAGAGACGGTGCAGCGCACGCGGGAGCGGAACGGTCTCGGCGTCGACCTCCTGGGGCTCGAAGCCGAGACGGAGCCGGTACAGCAGCCACGCACGGCGCGAGTCACAGAGGAGGGCGTCGACGATGCGGGCACGGGGGCCGTCGACGCCGAAGGCGGCCGTCAGGGGCTCGGTGTCGTAGTCGGTCACCGCGTCGGCGACGACGGTTCGGACCCTCGGGTCGGCCCGCGCCCGCGCGAGCACGAGCGGGGGGACCGGGGCGTCGGCCGTCTCGGCCGCGAGCAGGACGCAGGCCGCGAGGACGCGCCGAGCACCCAGCGCGTCCGCGCGAGCTTCGACGACCGGCCAGTCCACGTCGACGCGGGTCAGCAGGGCGGCGACGTCGACGGCCCAGCCGAGGCGGTTCCAGTGGTGTTTGGCCCCGTGGCGGGCCAGCACCAGCAAGCGGTCCTCGTGACCGAACGTGGGGACGGACCGCCCCCCGACGACGACGTCGACCCGGCGATTCCAGCAGTCGTCGAACGTGAGCGGGAACGGGCGGACGCGGGAGCCGAGTCGCCAGCGGAGTTCGACCACGACGCCGTCGTGTCTCACAAAGCGGAACTCCGCAGGCGGTCTGACGACGTGGCCGCCGCGGGCGACGTCGGCGGGCGAGAACCGGGTTGGGTCCTCGGGGTCGAGTGCGAAGCCGAGGTCGGCGAGCGCTGTCGCCGCGGCCGGCAGGTCCTCCCGCGGCACGAACAGGTCCAGGTCGGAGAAGGCGCGGCCGCCGACGTCGCCGTAGGCGACCGTCGCCAGGACCGGCCCCTTGTAGGCGAGTGCGCGGACGCCGCTGGCCCCGAACGCGTCGAGTATCGCGTGCAGCGCGGTGAGGAGGTGGAGGCTCCGCGCCATCATCCGCCGGCGGTACTCCCCCGTCTGGTCTCGAAGCGCAGCGGGGAACGCTTCGCCCCCGTTCTCGACGTGGGTGCAAACGAGCGGCCCGACGCCGAGGGCGGACGCCGCGGCGAGCACCTCCTTCGGGTCGGACTCGCGTGCGAGCGCCACCGCGTCCGCTCGCTCGTCGCCGCTCGGTGTCGGACGCGCCAGACACCGGACGAGGTCGACGGCGGCGCGTCCGTGGGCGTCCGGGATGTCGGTTCCGTCGGTCGCTGCGGGGGTCGACATCGCAGTCGCGGGGGCGTCGGACCGCGTCGCCGCCGCGTCGACGACTCCCGGGTCGGATCGGGTCACTGTCCGCGCTCCCGGCCCAGTTCGTCCTCGACGGCCCGGACCACGTCTCCGAGCGATTCGAACTCGCGAGGGCGTTCGAGTCGAGCGACGGGGACAGCGCTTGCGACGGCCACTGACCGGTCCAGGGCGAGCGACGCCTCTTCGCGGCGACCGTGCGTCCCGATGGTGTAGGCGTTGCGCGCGAGTTCGATGGCCGCCGCCGCGGGCGGTAGCGGCGTGATGGATAGTTCGTCGCCGTCGAGCACGCGGTAGACCGCCCCCAGCGGGAGTTCGGCGCTGTCTCCGTCTCTCGCCCGGTAGAACCGCTCCGTGTTCGTCGGTCGCTGCTCGGTGTGAGCCGCCGTCCCGCCGTCCGCGACGGGCGCGAGGCCGTCAGCGAGATATGCCGCGGCGTCGTCGTCGAGTTTCAGCGACGCGAACCCCGGGCGGACGAGCGGCCCCGTCTCCGTCACCCGGACCGCGACGATGTCGTCGGCGAGGGCGCGGTGGCCGGCGTCGACGAACGCCGCGGCCAGCGTCGACTTGCCCGCGCCCGAGGCCCCGACGAACGCGACGGCGACGCCGTCGACGCCGACGGTACTTCCGTGGAGGACGAGGTGCCCCCGCTGGTGGAGCAGGAAGTTGAACGCCGAACCGAGGACGATCCAACGGACGTCCCGCTCTCTGGCTCCCTCGGCGGGGTCGACGACGATGGAGACGCCGTCGCTGACGCGGACCCGACAGGCGGGGTAGACGAGCGTGAACTCCCTGGGGTCGTCGAAGACGAGTCGCGGTCTCCCGTCCTCTCCGAGTTCGCCCGGCACCGTCCCGAGTTCGACGGTCACGTCCGGTTCCGTGTCGGACGGCCCGGGCGGGAGTTCTGGCAGCGGGAGCGCCGAAGCGACGCTGAGGCCGAACGCCGTGTACCGAGAGGGGGAGCCGCTGGCTGTCATGCCCACTCAAGGGACGGACACGGTGGTAAGTATAGGTCGCATTACCGGTCTTGGCGAGTCGTTAACACCAGTTGCGAGAGCCGATGGTCGTTCGGAGGACGCCGTGACGACCGCTCTTCGAGGGTGCACGTCTCTCGACACCTCACGGCACGTTCGCGTTCGCTGAAAACGAGGGGAAGGAAGTGATCGTCTGACGCTAGTACGTCGGTTCACTCCCGTAGTACTCGCCCTGTGTGAGTGATTCGATGCGGCCGTACGTTTCGAGGGTTGGTTGCTCGTACTCCATCTGTGTTCGGGGGGAGTCCCCGTATCAGCCGCGAACGGAACGTATCGAGTTAGTTATGATTCGACACGGGGCGAGTTAGCGTGCTCGCAGGGAGCGAATGGGCGGATTAAACCGACGAATCGCGAACCGAACGACGTCCGGCAGGTCTGCGGTGTCGGACGCAGGTCACGCCGCGCGTACACACAGAACAGAGACGACAGCGTCTGCGTCCACGACGATTGCCGCGTCGGTGGTCGTCGACTGCGCGCGACTGATGTGTGTGATTCGTCCGTCGAAACGATGAAAACCGACGCGACTTCCGTCGCTATCGCCGCTTCAACGGTGTGCTGCCGTTGTCGCCTCCTTGGGTGAGTGATTCGACGTGCCCGTACGTTTCGAGGGTGGGTTGCTCGCAGGTCCGCAGTTGCCGGGGACGAGCCCCCGTGACGCCTCTGAAGACGGGTGATCCCGTTAGTTATGTCGTGGCACAGTCCGCCCCGTGACATCGAACGCGAACACGAGATGGGAAAACGCGAACCCTCCGCGCCGAACAGAGGTGTGATGTGTTTCAGGGAAGGTGAGGTGTCGGTTCTATGTGATGTCGTAGACTGGTTCGCTCCCGGTCGCTTCCTGAGTGAGTGATTCGATGCGGCCGTACGTTTCGAGGGTGGGTTGCTCGTAGGTCATCAGTTGCCGGGGGGAGTCCCCGTGACGAGTCTGGAGACGAGGGAACACCATAGTTATGTGTTGACGTGGACCAGTACTCTCGAACTAATCGGGCTCGTTCGCGACCAGAGTCACCGTGGTCCGTGGTCGCGATGGTGTGGACTCGCCGCGGGGGGTGTCCCGCGAAACGTAGCCGAGCGGCGTTGTCGTCGTTGTTCGGGCTCTTTGAGCGGTGTGCTTCCGTTGTACGATTCCCGGGCGAGCGGTTCGACGCGGCCGTCCGTTTCGACGGTGGGTTGCGCGGAGGACAGCCGCAGTCGGGAACGCCCGCATCGGTGGCGGTCCGCGTCCCTTCTCCGGTCGCCACCTGCGGCGTTGGTCGTGCGTCGGTTCGGTGAGGACTGTCGACCGTCACGTTCACTGCCCCGGTCACGGCAGTGGCAGAACCGCCGTCCCGGCCCAGTGACGAACGCCGATTCGACGGTGGCGGAGCCGTGGTGGTCGCGGCGCTGGTGTCGAGTTTTTCGTGATCCTCGTGGTCGGTGACGTGCTGGGCGGAGAAGAGCGGTGAATCGTTCGAAATATCGAAGATAGAGCGGTGACCGACCGCCGCCGCTATTCGACTTTGACCGGGTAGCTTCCGTTGTCGTATACCTGGGTGAGCGATTCGACGTGTCCGTACGTTTCGAGGGTGGGTTTTTCGTAGGTCATTTTCAGGCGAGAACGTCCGTTCCGGCGGCAGTTCCCGTGTTGGTTCCGGACGGGACCCATCGAGATAGTTATGCGTTGGTTGGACCGCGAGTCGGACTATCAGTTCCGTCGTTGCGTTACCGCGTCGGTTACGCCGGCGGCCGGGGACGGCTTCCGAACCGGCGGCTGTCCACCAGAACGTATTCGGATCCTGAAAGGTATCGGTGCCGTCCCTAGAAGTAGGTCGGTTCGCTCCCGTTGTAGTCTCCTCCCTGGGTGAGCGATTCGACGCGACCGTACGTTTCGAGGGTGGGTTTCTCGTAGGTCATCTGTTGTCGGGGGAATCCCCGTGGTTGCTCCAGAGTCCGGTGAACGGGTTAGTTATGCGTCGACACTGGCCGAGACGACGGTCTTAATCCTGTTTTACCCCGTGAGTCTCCCGTGTTCGTGAATACCCGTCGTAACGACTCAGGAACCAGTCAGGGTCGTTCCGTCGCTCGGGACCCGCTCGTGACCGTCGGAGGCAGCCGTGTGTCGCCCCCGCAGGTGCTCACACGAAAACCAAATCGCGGCGGTAGGTCGTCGTTCGGTCCCCTTACAGCGGTTCGCTGTACTTCTCTAGCTGGGTGAGCGATTCGACGCGACCGTACGTTTCGAGGGTGGGTTTCTCGTAGGTCATCTGTTGTCGGGGAGGTTCCCCGTGAGTGGGTCGTATAATATCCATTTGATTAGTTATGCGTTGGCACGGACACGTTCGGCCCCGTTTCCGTTTCACAATGGTCCGTTAATCCGACGCGACGACGGAGCGACACGCGATGTGGATGACTGCTCGTTCTGTGAGCGCATAACCAAGTCGCTCGCTCGCGTCGAGAGCGCATGTCTCTCGCACGTCCTGTGGAGCGGTTCGAGCGGAAAGGGGTCGACTACGTCGTCCGGCCGTACGAGGACGGCGACCGGGAGGGATTTCTCGACGTGGTCGCGTCGTCGAGCGGAACCCACCTCGGGTCGGAGTGGTTCGACGCGCTCTACGGGAACGTGCCGCACCTCGACCACGTTCCGGTGGTCGTCGTCGAGGACGAACGCGAGGGTGAGCTCGTCGGCATCCGTCCGTACACCCCGTTCCTCGTCCGCGGGGGGACGAGACGGCGCTCGCGCTGTTGAGCCGCGACACCATCGTCCACCCCGACCACCGCCGCCGAGGTCTGTTCACCGCCTCGACGGAGTACTCGCTCGACCAGTACGCCGACAGCGACGTCGCGTTCGTCTTCTCGCACTCGAACGCCAACTCCCGCCCCGGCTACCGGAAGATGGGGTGGCAGTACGCCGCGTGGCAGGTGACCCGCTACCGGCCCCGGGACACGACCGCGTTCGTCGCTCATCGACTCGGCCGGGACAAGCGGTTCGCGTCGCCGCTTCCGGGTGTCGCCACCGACCTCTACGTCGCCGCCCGCGACCGTCTCCGGCGCACCGGCGAGGAGTTCGAGGTGTCGGCCACCGACGGCGTGACCATCGATACCCTCGCCTCCCTTCACGACCGGCCGTCGGGCCGTCCGGACGGCGTCCACCCCGTCTTCGACGAGGCGACGCTTCGGTACTTCCTCGGGAGCCCGGAGTTCGCACGGCCACGGACGTACGTCGCCCGGGCGCACGGCGAAGTCGTCGCCGCGCTCGTCGTCTGCCACCGGCGGTTCCACGGGACGAACTGGCTCTCCGTCGCCCACGTCGCGCCGCTCGCCGGCGGCGACCGCTGGGAGGGGGCGCTGTCGACGCTCCTCGGTCACGCAATCGCCGACGCCCCCGACGTCGACGCCTACCGCGTCGCCATCCCCTTCCCGGAGTCGGTGCTCGCCTCGCACGGGTTCCTCTCCGACCGCCACCCGCCGATGTCGCTCCTGGAACCGCCGCGGTTGAAACTCGGTATCCGCCCGCTCGACGGGAACTGGTCGCTCGGCGGCGCGTCGTTGCTCGATGCCGAACCGCTCTGGACGCTCAGCGGGTAACGCTTCCCGCCGCGACGTGAACGGCCACCTCGAACGCGCCGACTGGAATCACCACGGAGCCGTTGTCCCGGTCGAGTCACTCGACGGACTCGTGGGCGGCCGTGCGGACGTCTCGACCAGCACGGAGGCCGTCCGCTGGTCTGTGTTCTGTCTCCGAAGGATTCGCGGAGGTTTTCGGACGGCCGACAGCCCCTAGAACGGTTCGCTGCCGATGATCTTGACCCGTGTGAGCGATTCGACGCGGCCGTACGTTTCGAGGGTGGGTTTCTCGTACGTCATGTGTGATGTTCGGGGGGGTACCCCGTGCGCCTCCGGATGCTATCGGTCGTGTTAGTTATGCTGTGACCCGCACTCTCGAACGGTCGTTAACGCGCCGATAGACACGCTCTCTCGCGTCACCCCCGCTTCACGGGCGAAGAGGCGGGA
Proteins encoded:
- a CDS encoding nucleotidyltransferase domain-containing protein; amino-acid sequence: MTRSDPGVVDAAATRSDAPATAMSTPAATDGTDIPDAHGRAAVDLVRCLARPTPSGDERADAVALARESDPKEVLAAASALGVGPLVCTHVENGGEAFPAALRDQTGEYRRRMMARSLHLLTALHAILDAFGASGVRALAYKGPVLATVAYGDVGGRAFSDLDLFVPREDLPAAATALADLGFALDPEDPTRFSPADVARGGHVVRPPAEFRFVRHDGVVVELRWRLGSRVRPFPLTFDDCWNRRVDVVVGGRSVPTFGHEDRLLVLARHGAKHHWNRLGWAVDVAALLTRVDVDWPVVEARADALGARRVLAACVLLAAETADAPVPPLVLARARADPRVRTVVADAVTDYDTEPLTAAFGVDGPRARIVDALLCDSRRAWLLYRLRLGFEPQEVDAETVPLPRALHRLYHVVRPLRLASALWRPDTEGRERR
- a CDS encoding ABC transporter ATP-binding protein encodes the protein MSASQRRRERLDALATVARYDPVRFVAVVVLSLLTAVFEGLGLSFLLPVVERATAESLATPATDGAVGLFADAYAAVGVPFTLGTVLAGAGVAVGLRFGTAILVRYLRVRLVTDYVRDLKTDVFEAVLDADLAYLDDRGSDDLLNTLVTQSSYPARVLGSVLKTVEQTLLAAVYVSLALVVEPILTLVAFVVLGGVTLGIRSAVGAAYDVGGRIADANRSMQSHAQSGVQGLREVRLFGLEPTVADRYAEAVDDYADATVGLAVRQALVTNLHKFAAAVVVIGLMYAALVWSALSLGAVGLFFFTMLRLAPTVSSIHGGVYYIDGELPHLVDTLRDLHELRERPAVTGGDAPVPEPVTSVALDRVTFRYGDDESGLTDATLHARRGEFVAVVGESGAGKSTVVSLLARLYDPDAGAVRVDGVDLRTVDAPAWRERVAVVRQNPYVFDDTLRNNVLVGRPDADDAAVERACRAAGVDAFARALPAGYDTRLGEDAVRLSGGQRQRVAIARALLRSPAVLLLDEATSNLDATTEREVLAAVREASADAVVVAVTHRLASVADADRIYTVAEGRVVESGRHADLVRAGGPYADLFSARELAVRPDGGGGEDGGDVTNDGSRGDAP
- a CDS encoding PqqD family protein; translation: MTALDADTTVVATSDSVSADVGGERVLLNVAAGTYHGMNAVGSRVFDLVDEPRPVRAVVESVREEFDVDAATADDDVRAFLSELVEAGLVAVVDPA
- a CDS encoding lasso peptide biosynthesis B2 protein produces the protein MSRVARFRAFPPSDRVALVQAAALLVLSRALLVTRRVSVRRVAATVDRVCSWLPVPSTEAPTVDRLVWAVDVASRTVPVETTCLPRALTGSALLARYGYASTLRIGVRREGGEFAAHAWVERDGRVVLGDLPDLEMFVPLPLDELPGAWSDDRGANRSR
- a CDS encoding Zn-ribbon domain-containing OB-fold protein, whose translation is MTDGYDSDRGAADDAETDAARPLAREDVAADSPFTLPGFFDALADDRLLAAECRDCDAVLVPPRPACYECGSRRVSLSEQSKTGTVYSYTEISRPPTAFEDLAPLTLAVVELDSGGRLTGRVDAAYEDLDIGTPVEMATREPDFDAEAVLSYEADWPIHVFEPLE
- a CDS encoding lasso RiPP family leader peptide-containing protein, with translation MTYEKPTLETYGRVESLTQGGDYNGSEPTYF
- a CDS encoding HPr kinase/phosphorylase codes for the protein MTASGSPSRYTAFGLSVASALPLPELPPGPSDTEPDVTVELGTVPGELGEDGRPRLVFDDPREFTLVYPACRVRVSDGVSIVVDPAEGARERDVRWIVLGSAFNFLLHQRGHLVLHGSTVGVDGVAVAFVGASGAGKSTLAAAFVDAGHRALADDIVAVRVTETGPLVRPGFASLKLDDDAAAYLADGLAPVADGGTAAHTEQRPTNTERFYRARDGDSAELPLGAVYRVLDGDELSITPLPPAAAAIELARNAYTIGTHGRREEASLALDRSVAVASAVPVARLERPREFESLGDVVRAVEDELGRERGQ
- a CDS encoding thiolase C-terminal domain-containing protein; protein product: MSEPRLVTVGLSDLGRTDLPGRDLFSAALADAFEGLPDPAEVVDALYLGNQSEQYENQIMQGTLMAEWAGLRYVPAERVEGCAAAGALALKNAVRDVRAGVHDAVLACGVEKMTAGGTEGATNALAAAFDRALEQRSGVTAPAQYALLAQRYLHDTEATETDLARIAVKNHRNGARNPNAMFQREIDVDTVLESAPVARPLKLYDCAPVTDGAAVALVTSADLADDLVDRDDQVRVAGSAVTANNIAVAERDMTFVEGAHRAASDAYEQAGVDAAAVDIAEVHDAFTVCEAMLSEAVGFAPRGRGVESALSPAERSEGWTDVHVNTSGGLKARGHPIGATGVAQAAEAYEQLTGRAGDRQRESEVALLLNEGGVADAVTAAHVLVGPGGVSR
- a CDS encoding lasso RiPP family leader peptide-containing protein, coding for MTYEKPTLETYGHVESLTQVYDNGSYPVKVE